A window from Persephonella sp. encodes these proteins:
- a CDS encoding ABC transporter ATP-binding protein, producing DQIIEAILAHNKISEEEAKKLALKAMEKARIPEVERRFNQYPHELSGGLKQRVAIAIAIANNPSVLLADEPTTALDVTVAAQILKLFKELKEKLNMGILLITHDLGVVAEVADRVLVVYKGEIVEEGDVFSIFDNPKHEYTKKLLSSRPSIEKSISS from the coding sequence AGACCAGATTATTGAAGCAATCCTTGCCCATAATAAAATATCCGAAGAAGAGGCAAAAAAACTGGCTCTAAAAGCTATGGAAAAGGCAAGAATTCCGGAAGTAGAGAGAAGATTTAACCAATATCCCCATGAGCTATCCGGTGGATTGAAGCAAAGGGTTGCAATTGCCATTGCCATTGCTAACAATCCGTCTGTGCTACTGGCTGATGAACCAACTACAGCACTTGATGTTACCGTTGCTGCCCAAATCCTTAAACTTTTCAAAGAGTTAAAAGAAAAACTTAATATGGGAATTTTGCTTATCACCCACGACCTTGGGGTAGTTGCGGAAGTTGCAGACAGGGTTCTTGTTGTTTATAAAGGTGAAATTGTTGAGGAAGGAGATGTCTTTTCAATATTTGATAACCCAAAACATGAATATACAAAAAAGCTCTTATCTTCCCGCCCTTCTATAGAAAAATCTATTTCTTCTTAA
- a CDS encoding HepT-like ribonuclease domain-containing protein, with the protein MLDIQLLNQKAGKLLLFLKKADKILKSGKDAFISTPMYPDRVQYYLISGYNELEEIACHLLKEITGEKTKGHCVEKLANQQVFSEKINRVLIDYHNYIQSIMEEKFSFSPEELYVIAKEITDTLINLFIKELAAVVKELKAKQPELAIPVNLKKVEEQAKAVKAAVRKISNFLNFPEEEFVNTPLFIDRARYFAVVLIDSSLWICRHIVRKLGEKAGKGKDCTDKLHQLGIISENTAAKMGEIIQYRDIFADPTAEFDPHKLYRLLKENLSAFLDFVKEVAKAIFKKK; encoded by the coding sequence ATGCTTGATATACAACTATTAAATCAAAAAGCCGGTAAACTACTCTTATTCTTAAAAAAAGCTGATAAAATTCTGAAGTCTGGTAAAGACGCTTTTATTTCTACCCCTATGTATCCTGACAGGGTTCAGTATTATCTGATTTCCGGCTATAACGAGCTTGAGGAAATAGCTTGCCATCTGCTTAAAGAAATAACAGGGGAAAAAACAAAAGGACATTGTGTAGAAAAATTGGCCAATCAACAGGTATTTTCAGAAAAGATTAACAGAGTCTTAATAGATTATCACAACTATATCCAGAGTATTATGGAAGAAAAATTTTCTTTTTCCCCTGAGGAGTTATATGTTATAGCTAAAGAGATAACAGACACTCTGATAAATCTTTTTATCAAAGAATTAGCTGCAGTAGTAAAAGAGCTTAAGGCAAAACAACCTGAACTGGCTATTCCGGTAAATCTTAAAAAAGTAGAAGAGCAGGCAAAAGCAGTTAAAGCAGCAGTAAGAAAAATATCAAACTTTCTTAATTTTCCGGAAGAAGAATTTGTTAATACTCCTCTTTTTATTGATAGGGCGAGATATTTTGCCGTTGTTCTGATAGATAGTAGCTTGTGGATATGCAGACATATTGTCAGGAAATTAGGAGAAAAGGCCGGAAAAGGAAAAGATTGCACTGATAAATTACATCAGCTTGGAATAATATCTGAAAATACCGCAGCTAAAATGGGTGAAATAATTCAATATAGGGATATTTTCGCAGACCCTACAGCAGAATTTGACCCCCATAAACTATATAGACTACTTAAGGAAAATCTTTCTGCATTTCTTGATTTTGTGAAAGAGGTAGCAAAGGCAATTTTTAAGAAGAAATAG
- the lpxC gene encoding UDP-3-O-acyl-N-acetylglucosamine deacetylase yields the protein MQCTQQRTIKNEITIKGIGLHSGEPVTLRLIPADSYEGIKFIKNGVYIPAHVENASGFDFSTTLEKEGQVVRTVEHLMAALYFTGIDNIYIEVQGEEIPILDGSAIEFIKYIKSAGIKILPEEKLFAVLKKEIIVENGDKFIKGTPSEEFSATYHAQYNNSIIGNKKYTFSPSKELYENVAMARTYCFLEEVEMLQKMGLAKGGSLENAVVFDKDDVLNPEGLRFEDEPVKHKVLDLIGDLYLLGFPLIANVYSFKGGHRLNAQFVKKLIDENAFEIKYFSELEKKAPKKAVA from the coding sequence ATGCAGTGCACCCAGCAAAGAACAATTAAAAATGAAATTACCATAAAAGGAATAGGACTTCACTCAGGAGAACCGGTTACTCTCAGACTGATACCTGCAGATAGTTATGAAGGGATTAAGTTTATAAAGAATGGTGTTTATATCCCTGCACATGTGGAAAATGCTTCCGGTTTTGATTTTTCTACAACACTGGAAAAAGAAGGTCAGGTTGTAAGGACTGTTGAACATCTTATGGCAGCTCTTTATTTTACAGGTATAGACAATATATATATTGAAGTTCAGGGAGAGGAAATTCCGATTTTAGACGGAAGTGCAATTGAATTTATAAAATATATAAAATCTGCTGGTATAAAAATCCTCCCTGAAGAAAAACTTTTTGCAGTTTTGAAAAAGGAAATAATAGTAGAAAATGGAGACAAATTTATAAAAGGCACTCCCTCTGAAGAATTCTCTGCTACCTATCATGCTCAATATAACAACAGTATAATTGGAAATAAAAAATATACCTTCTCACCATCAAAAGAGTTGTATGAAAATGTTGCCATGGCAAGGACTTACTGTTTCCTTGAGGAAGTAGAAATGCTTCAAAAAATGGGATTAGCAAAGGGTGGTTCCCTTGAAAATGCAGTTGTTTTTGATAAAGATGATGTTTTAAATCCTGAAGGTCTAAGATTTGAAGATGAACCTGTTAAGCATAAGGTTTTAGACCTGATTGGTGACCTTTATCTTCTTGGTTTTCCGTTAATAGCAAATGTTTACTCATTTAAAGGTGGACACAGATTAAATGCTCAGTTTGTCAAAAAACTGATTGATGAAAATGCATTTGAGATAAAGTATTTTTCAGAACTGGAGAAAAAAGCACCTAAGAAAGCTGTTGCTTAA